A genomic stretch from Apteryx mantelli isolate bAptMan1 chromosome 28, bAptMan1.hap1, whole genome shotgun sequence includes:
- the MPP3 gene encoding MAGUK p55 subfamily member 3 isoform X3: MSKARSGLPGGAERLRGPRGQRAGTARAGPTAAGLHETLALLTSQLRPDSNHKEEMGFLRDVFSEKSLSYLMKIHEKLRHYERQSPTPVLHSAAGLVEDVIEELQTAPVNNEEKELLQLLSTPHLRAMLVVHDTVAQKNFDPVLPPLPDNFDDDFDEESVKIVRLVKNKEPLGATIRRDEHTGAVIVARIMRGGAADRSGLVHVGDELREVNGIAVLHKRPEEISQILAQSQGSIILKIIPAVKEEDRLKDSKVFMRALFCYNPKEDRAIPCQEAGLPFKKQHILEVVSQDDPTWWQAKRVGDTNLRAGLIPSKQFQERRLSYRRTVGTLQNPKTVKKPLYDQSSDKEDCDCEGYFNGQYIAGLRRSFRLSRKEKENNQNEAKQAEQADTEEFLTYEEVTKYQQQPGEQQRLVVLIGSLGAKLNELKQKVVSENPQEYGVAVPHTTRSKKSHEKEGVEYNFVSKQSFETDVQQNKFVEHGEYKENLYGTSLEAIRSVMAKKKAVKHLRTPEFKPYVIFVKPLIPEKKKHALKSPVSEELSTPLQDEEQQEIINSAAFIEEQYGHLIDTILVKEDLQSACNQLKTVLEKLSKDSFWVPINWVRS; the protein is encoded by the exons ATGAGCAAGGCGCGCagcgggctgccgggcggcgcggagcggctgcGCGGCCCGCGGGGGCAGCGCGCCGGCACCGCGCGGGCCGGGCCCACGGCCGCAG GATTACATGAAACTTTGGCGCTATTGACCTCTCAGCTAAGACCTGACTCAAATCATAAAGAGGAAATGGGATTCCTTAGGGATGTCTTCAGTGAAAAGAGTCTCAGTTACCTAATGAAG ATTCATGAAAAACTCCGTCATTATGAAAGACAGAGTCCAACTCCTGTTTTACACAGTGCAGCAGGATTAGTCGAAGAT gtaatAGAAGAACTGCAGACAGCACCAgtgaataatgaagaaaaagagcTACTTCAGCTGTTGTCAACACCGCATCTCAGG GCAATGCTTGTCGTACATGACACTGTAGCACAGAAGAACTTTGATCCAGTCCTTCCACCTCTGCCCGATAACTTTGATGATGATTTTGATGAAGAATCAGTGAAAATTGTTCGGCTAGTGAAAAATAAAGAACCTTTG GGAGCTACCATCAGAAGAGATGAGCATACAGGGGCTGTGATTGTAGCAAGGATCATGAGAGGTGGTGCAGCTGATCGCAGTG GTCTTGTCCATGTTGGAGATGAACTAAGAGAAGTCAATGGTATTGCTGTGCTTCACAAACGACCTGAAGAAATTAGTCAGATTTTG gCTCAGTCTCAGGGatcaataatattaaaaataattccagCTGTCAAAGAAGAAGATCGTCTAAAGGACAGCAAG GTTTTTATGAGGGCACTTTTCTGCTATAATcccaaagaagacagagccattcCCTGCCAAGAGGCTGGGCTGCCGTTTAAGAAACAACACATCCTGGAAGTTGTAAGCCAAGATGATCCCACATGGTGGCAAGCAAAGCGTGTTGGAGATACCAACCTCAGAGCAGGCTTGATCCCCTCAAAGCAATTCCAAGAAAG aCGATTGAGTTACAGAAGAACTGTTGGCACTCTGCAGAATCCCAAAACTGTGAAGAAGCCACTTT ATGATCAGTCTTCTGATAAAG AGGACTGTGACTGTGAAGGATATTTCAATGGACAGTACATAG CTGGCTTACGCAGGAGCTTTAGATTAAGTCGTAAAGAGAAGGAGAACAATCAAAATGAGGCAAAGCAAGCAGAGCAGGCAGACACAGAAGAGTTTCTAACATATGAAGAAGTCACTAAATATCAACAGCAGCCTGGTGAACAGCAGAGATTGGTTGTTTTGATTG GTTCTTTGGGGGCCAAATTAAATGAGCTCAAGCAGAAGGTTGTGTCAGAGAACCCACAGGAGTATGGCGTTGCAGTTCCAC ATACAACCAGGTCAAAGAAAAGTCATGAGAAAGAGGGAGTAGAATACAATTTTGTGTCTAAGCAATCATTTGAGACAGATGTGCAGCAAAACAA ATTTGTGGAACATGGAGAATACAAAGAAAACCTGTATGGCACAAGTCTCGAGGCAATTCGGTCCGTGATGGCCAAAAAGAAG GCAGTGAAGCACCTGAGGACTCCTGAGTTTAAGCCTTATGTTATCTTTGTGAAGCCTCTCAttccagagaagaaaaagcatgctCTAAAATCTCCTGTGTCAGAAGAACTCTCAACCCCCCTT
- the MPP3 gene encoding MAGUK p55 subfamily member 3 isoform X2: MSKARSGLPGGAERLRGPRGQRAGTARAGPTAAGLHETLALLTSQLRPDSNHKEEMGFLRDVFSEKSLSYLMKIHEKLRHYERQSPTPVLHSAAGLVEDVIEELQTAPVNNEEKELLQLLSTPHLRAMLVVHDTVAQKNFDPVLPPLPDNFDDDFDEESVKIVRLVKNKEPLGATIRRDEHTGAVIVARIMRGGAADRSGLVHVGDELREVNGIAVLHKRPEEISQILAQSQGSIILKIIPAVKEEDRLKDSKVFMRALFCYNPKEDRAIPCQEAGLPFKKQHILEVVSQDDPTWWQAKRVGDTNLRAGLIPSKQFQERRLSYRRTVGTLQNPKTVKKPLYDQSSDKEDCDCEGYFNGQYIAGLRRSFRLSRKEKENNQNEAKQAEQADTEEFLTYEEVTKYQQQPGEQQRLVVLIGSLGAKLNELKQKVVSENPQEYGVAVPHTTRSKKSHEKEGVEYNFVSKQSFETDVQQNKFVEHGEYKENLYGTSLEAIRSVMAKKKVCLVDVVPEAVKHLRTPEFKPYVIFVKPLIPEKKKHALKSPVSEELSTPLDEEQQEIINSAAFIEEQYGHLIDTILVKEDLQSACNQLKTVLEKLSKDSFWVPINWVRS; this comes from the exons ATGAGCAAGGCGCGCagcgggctgccgggcggcgcggagcggctgcGCGGCCCGCGGGGGCAGCGCGCCGGCACCGCGCGGGCCGGGCCCACGGCCGCAG GATTACATGAAACTTTGGCGCTATTGACCTCTCAGCTAAGACCTGACTCAAATCATAAAGAGGAAATGGGATTCCTTAGGGATGTCTTCAGTGAAAAGAGTCTCAGTTACCTAATGAAG ATTCATGAAAAACTCCGTCATTATGAAAGACAGAGTCCAACTCCTGTTTTACACAGTGCAGCAGGATTAGTCGAAGAT gtaatAGAAGAACTGCAGACAGCACCAgtgaataatgaagaaaaagagcTACTTCAGCTGTTGTCAACACCGCATCTCAGG GCAATGCTTGTCGTACATGACACTGTAGCACAGAAGAACTTTGATCCAGTCCTTCCACCTCTGCCCGATAACTTTGATGATGATTTTGATGAAGAATCAGTGAAAATTGTTCGGCTAGTGAAAAATAAAGAACCTTTG GGAGCTACCATCAGAAGAGATGAGCATACAGGGGCTGTGATTGTAGCAAGGATCATGAGAGGTGGTGCAGCTGATCGCAGTG GTCTTGTCCATGTTGGAGATGAACTAAGAGAAGTCAATGGTATTGCTGTGCTTCACAAACGACCTGAAGAAATTAGTCAGATTTTG gCTCAGTCTCAGGGatcaataatattaaaaataattccagCTGTCAAAGAAGAAGATCGTCTAAAGGACAGCAAG GTTTTTATGAGGGCACTTTTCTGCTATAATcccaaagaagacagagccattcCCTGCCAAGAGGCTGGGCTGCCGTTTAAGAAACAACACATCCTGGAAGTTGTAAGCCAAGATGATCCCACATGGTGGCAAGCAAAGCGTGTTGGAGATACCAACCTCAGAGCAGGCTTGATCCCCTCAAAGCAATTCCAAGAAAG aCGATTGAGTTACAGAAGAACTGTTGGCACTCTGCAGAATCCCAAAACTGTGAAGAAGCCACTTT ATGATCAGTCTTCTGATAAAG AGGACTGTGACTGTGAAGGATATTTCAATGGACAGTACATAG CTGGCTTACGCAGGAGCTTTAGATTAAGTCGTAAAGAGAAGGAGAACAATCAAAATGAGGCAAAGCAAGCAGAGCAGGCAGACACAGAAGAGTTTCTAACATATGAAGAAGTCACTAAATATCAACAGCAGCCTGGTGAACAGCAGAGATTGGTTGTTTTGATTG GTTCTTTGGGGGCCAAATTAAATGAGCTCAAGCAGAAGGTTGTGTCAGAGAACCCACAGGAGTATGGCGTTGCAGTTCCAC ATACAACCAGGTCAAAGAAAAGTCATGAGAAAGAGGGAGTAGAATACAATTTTGTGTCTAAGCAATCATTTGAGACAGATGTGCAGCAAAACAA ATTTGTGGAACATGGAGAATACAAAGAAAACCTGTATGGCACAAGTCTCGAGGCAATTCGGTCCGTGATGGCCAAAAAGAAGGTTTGTTTGGTGGATGTGGTACCTGAA GCAGTGAAGCACCTGAGGACTCCTGAGTTTAAGCCTTATGTTATCTTTGTGAAGCCTCTCAttccagagaagaaaaagcatgctCTAAAATCTCCTGTGTCAGAAGAACTCTCAACCCCCCTT
- the MPP3 gene encoding MAGUK p55 subfamily member 3 isoform X1 produces the protein MSKARSGLPGGAERLRGPRGQRAGTARAGPTAAGLHETLALLTSQLRPDSNHKEEMGFLRDVFSEKSLSYLMKIHEKLRHYERQSPTPVLHSAAGLVEDVIEELQTAPVNNEEKELLQLLSTPHLRAMLVVHDTVAQKNFDPVLPPLPDNFDDDFDEESVKIVRLVKNKEPLGATIRRDEHTGAVIVARIMRGGAADRSGLVHVGDELREVNGIAVLHKRPEEISQILAQSQGSIILKIIPAVKEEDRLKDSKVFMRALFCYNPKEDRAIPCQEAGLPFKKQHILEVVSQDDPTWWQAKRVGDTNLRAGLIPSKQFQERRLSYRRTVGTLQNPKTVKKPLYDQSSDKEDCDCEGYFNGQYIAGLRRSFRLSRKEKENNQNEAKQAEQADTEEFLTYEEVTKYQQQPGEQQRLVVLIGSLGAKLNELKQKVVSENPQEYGVAVPHTTRSKKSHEKEGVEYNFVSKQSFETDVQQNKFVEHGEYKENLYGTSLEAIRSVMAKKKVCLVDVVPEAVKHLRTPEFKPYVIFVKPLIPEKKKHALKSPVSEELSTPLQDEEQQEIINSAAFIEEQYGHLIDTILVKEDLQSACNQLKTVLEKLSKDSFWVPINWVRS, from the exons ATGAGCAAGGCGCGCagcgggctgccgggcggcgcggagcggctgcGCGGCCCGCGGGGGCAGCGCGCCGGCACCGCGCGGGCCGGGCCCACGGCCGCAG GATTACATGAAACTTTGGCGCTATTGACCTCTCAGCTAAGACCTGACTCAAATCATAAAGAGGAAATGGGATTCCTTAGGGATGTCTTCAGTGAAAAGAGTCTCAGTTACCTAATGAAG ATTCATGAAAAACTCCGTCATTATGAAAGACAGAGTCCAACTCCTGTTTTACACAGTGCAGCAGGATTAGTCGAAGAT gtaatAGAAGAACTGCAGACAGCACCAgtgaataatgaagaaaaagagcTACTTCAGCTGTTGTCAACACCGCATCTCAGG GCAATGCTTGTCGTACATGACACTGTAGCACAGAAGAACTTTGATCCAGTCCTTCCACCTCTGCCCGATAACTTTGATGATGATTTTGATGAAGAATCAGTGAAAATTGTTCGGCTAGTGAAAAATAAAGAACCTTTG GGAGCTACCATCAGAAGAGATGAGCATACAGGGGCTGTGATTGTAGCAAGGATCATGAGAGGTGGTGCAGCTGATCGCAGTG GTCTTGTCCATGTTGGAGATGAACTAAGAGAAGTCAATGGTATTGCTGTGCTTCACAAACGACCTGAAGAAATTAGTCAGATTTTG gCTCAGTCTCAGGGatcaataatattaaaaataattccagCTGTCAAAGAAGAAGATCGTCTAAAGGACAGCAAG GTTTTTATGAGGGCACTTTTCTGCTATAATcccaaagaagacagagccattcCCTGCCAAGAGGCTGGGCTGCCGTTTAAGAAACAACACATCCTGGAAGTTGTAAGCCAAGATGATCCCACATGGTGGCAAGCAAAGCGTGTTGGAGATACCAACCTCAGAGCAGGCTTGATCCCCTCAAAGCAATTCCAAGAAAG aCGATTGAGTTACAGAAGAACTGTTGGCACTCTGCAGAATCCCAAAACTGTGAAGAAGCCACTTT ATGATCAGTCTTCTGATAAAG AGGACTGTGACTGTGAAGGATATTTCAATGGACAGTACATAG CTGGCTTACGCAGGAGCTTTAGATTAAGTCGTAAAGAGAAGGAGAACAATCAAAATGAGGCAAAGCAAGCAGAGCAGGCAGACACAGAAGAGTTTCTAACATATGAAGAAGTCACTAAATATCAACAGCAGCCTGGTGAACAGCAGAGATTGGTTGTTTTGATTG GTTCTTTGGGGGCCAAATTAAATGAGCTCAAGCAGAAGGTTGTGTCAGAGAACCCACAGGAGTATGGCGTTGCAGTTCCAC ATACAACCAGGTCAAAGAAAAGTCATGAGAAAGAGGGAGTAGAATACAATTTTGTGTCTAAGCAATCATTTGAGACAGATGTGCAGCAAAACAA ATTTGTGGAACATGGAGAATACAAAGAAAACCTGTATGGCACAAGTCTCGAGGCAATTCGGTCCGTGATGGCCAAAAAGAAGGTTTGTTTGGTGGATGTGGTACCTGAA GCAGTGAAGCACCTGAGGACTCCTGAGTTTAAGCCTTATGTTATCTTTGTGAAGCCTCTCAttccagagaagaaaaagcatgctCTAAAATCTCCTGTGTCAGAAGAACTCTCAACCCCCCTT